From a region of the Gossypium raimondii isolate GPD5lz chromosome 10, ASM2569854v1, whole genome shotgun sequence genome:
- the LOC105775600 gene encoding uncharacterized protein LOC105775600 produces the protein MADEVTKRYAVVTGANKGIGLEICKQLAQNGITVVLTARDEKRGLEALESLQHSGLSDYLIFHQLDVTDPESIASLVDFVKKQFGKLDILVNNAGVFGATFLVTPSAEVNLSDIQSKVTDGNYDLSEECLKINYYGAKRTAEELIPLLQLSDLPRIVNLSSSVVMLKGKCEKLKGVLTGVTTEEKLNDLITEYLKDCKEGLHGSKGWPDFISAYTVSKVALNAYTRILANKYPDFCINSVCPGYCKTDINLNTGIITAEEGAVTPVKLALLPKGGPSGLFFVKGEPATPEPQQREFFSTFSTISMAEVTKRYAVVSGANKGIGLEICKQMASKGTMVVLTARDEKRGLEAVDKLKDLGLSDNVVFHQLDVADPASVASLVDFVKTQFGKLDILVNNAGIGGVKGDFEALRAAGFGKPGAQPNWGSLLTQSPELSEQCLQTNYYGAKRMCESLIQLLQLSSSPRIVNVSSSMGKLKNVSNEWAKAVLSDAGNLTEDKVDEILSQYMKDFKEGSLQEKGWPAFMSAYILSKAAMNAYTRILAKKYPNFIINCVCPGFVKTDMNFNSGILSVEEGAESPVRLALLPNNGPSGLFFARKEESEF, from the exons ATGGCAGACGAAGTGACCAAGAG GTATGCAGTTGTCACCGGGGCAAATAAGGGTATTGGACTTGAAATATGTAAGCAATTAGCTCAAAATGGGATCACGGTGGTATTAACTGCTAGAGATGAGAAAAGAGGTCTTGAAGCTCTTGAAAGTCTACAACACTCTGGTCTCTCAGATTATCTAATTTTTCACCAGCTCGATGTAACAGACCCTGAAAGCATTGCTTCTCTGGTAGATTTTGTGAAGAAACAATTTGGGAAGTTGGATATCTTG GTTAACAATGCTGGGGTATTTGGTGCAACCTTTTTGGTTACTCCTAGTGCTGAG GTAAATTTGAGTGATATACAGAGTAAAGTGACTGATGGCAATTACGACTTATCCGAAGAATGCCTAAAAATAAACTACTATGGCGCTAAAAGAACTGCCGAAGAACTTATTCCATTGCTGCAACTATCCGACTTACCAAGGATCGTAAATCTTTCCTCCTCTGTAGTCATGCTGAAG GGTAAATGTGAGAAGCTTAAAGGAGTGTTAACAGGTGTTACAACAGAGGAGAAACTGAATGACTTAATAACCGAGTATCTAAAAGATTGTAAGGAGGGCTTACATGGAAGTAAAGGATGGCCAGACTTCATCTCTGCCTATACCGTCTCAAAAGTAGCACTTAATGCCTACACAAGGATTCTGGCAAACAAGTACCCGGATTTCTGCATCAACTCTGTTTGCCCTGGATATTGCAAAACTGATATAAACCTCAACACTGGTATCATAACTGCTGAAGAAGGTGCTGTGACTCCTGTTAAGTTGGCACTGTTGCCTAAAGGTGGCCCTTCTGGTCTCTTTTTTGTGAAGGGTGAGCCTGCAACTCCGGAACCT CAGCAAAGAGAGTTTTTCTCTACTTTCTCCACAATATCAATGGCAGAAGTAACAAAGAG ATATGCAGTGGTTAGTGGTGCAAACAAGGGAATTGGATTGGAAATATGTAAGCAGATGGCTTCAAAAGGAACCATGGTTGTTTTAACAGCTAGAGATGAGAAGAGGGGTCTTGAAGCTGTTGATAAGCTGAAAGATCTTGGCCTGTCTGATAATGTAGTTTTTCATCAGCTTGATGTTGCAGACCCTGCTAGTGTTGCTTCTTTGGTGGATTTCGTCAAAACACAATTCGGAAAGCTTGATATCTTG GTGAACAATGCAGGGATTGGTGGCGTCAAAGGTGATTTTGAAGCTCTTAGAGCTGCAGGCTTTGGTAAG CCTGGTGCACAACCAAACTGGGGTAGTCTGCTGACTCAATCACCAGAGTTATCCGAGCAATGCCTTCAAACAAACTACTACGGCGCCAAAAGAATGTGCGAATCACTTATTCAGCTTCTCCAGCTATCCAGTTCACCGAGAATTGTAAATGTTTCTTCTTCTATGGGGAAGTTAAAA AATGTATCGAACGAATGGGCAAAAGCAGTCCTGAGTGATGCTGGGAATCTTACAGAAGACAAGGTGGATGAGATATTGAGCCAGTATATGAAAGATTTCAAGGAGGGTTCATTGCAAGAGAAGGGTTGGCCTGCTTTTATGTCAGCCTACATACTGTCTAAAGCAGCCATGAATGCCTACACAAGGATCCTGGCTAAGAAATATCccaatttcatcatcaactgtGTCTGCCCTGGCTTTGTGAAAACAGACATGAACTTCAATAGTGGGATCTTAAGTGTTGAAGAAGGTGCAGAGAGTCCTGTGAGATTAGCATTGTTGCCTAATAATGGCCCTTCTGGTCTCTTCTTTGCTAGGAAAGAAGAGTCAGAATTTTAA
- the LOC105776377 gene encoding bifunctional protein FolD 4, chloroplastic isoform X2 — MASMILSDPSSAASVHRLSFTRFSNSLVFLRRFVGPLHVFSHTAALPRALSLHAPCSSRFITASMAAEPSAKVIDGKSVAKQIREEISAEVTKLKEAIGVVPGLAVVLVGDRKDSATYVRNKKIACESVGIKSFEVNLPNDASEQEVLKYISDFNGEPLVHGILVQLPLPSHMNEQNILNAVMIEKDVDGFHPLNIGRLAMRGREPMFVPCTPKGCIELLHRYGVDIKGKRAVVIGRSNIVGMPAALLLQREDATVTIVHSRTKNPEEITRQADIIISAVGQPNMVRGSWIKPGAVIIDVGINPVEDASSPRGYRLVGDVCYDEACKIAAAITPVPGGVGPMTIAMLLSNTVSSAKRAYNFN; from the exons ATGGCGTCCATGATATTATCTGATCCTTCTTCCGCTGCCTCCGTCCATCGCCTCTCCTTTACCCGCTTCAGCAATAGTCTCGTTTTCCTTCGCCGGTTTGTGGGTCCACTTCATGTTTTCTCACATACCGCTGCCCTTCCTCGAGCCCTCTCTCTCCACGCTCCATGTTCTTCTCGTTTCATTACTG CTTCAATGGCTGCTGAGCCATCCGCTAAGGTGATCGATGGGAAATCAGTGGCAAAGCAAATAAGAGAAGAAATAAGTGCTGAAGTAACAAAGCTGAAGGAAGCAATTGGAGTTGTTCCTGGATTAGCCGTTGTTCTAGTTGGGGATAGGAAGGACTCTGCTACTTATGTGCGGAACAAGAAAATAGCTTGTGAATCTGTAGGGATTAAGTCCTTTGAAGTAAATTTACCTAATGATGCTTCTGAGCAAGAAGTTCTCAAGTATATCTCTGACTTCAATGGTGAGCCTTTGGTTCATGGCATCCTTGTTCAATTGCCTCTACCTTCT CATATGAATGAGCAGAACATTTTAAATGCTGTTATGATTGAGAAAGATGTGGATGGCTTCCACCCATTGAACATTGGTCGTCTTGCCATGCGAGGTAGAGAACCCATGTTCGTTCCATGTACCCCTAAAGGATGCATAGAACTATTGCATAGATATGGTGTTGATATTAAAGGAAAGAGGGCTGTTGTCATTGGTCGGAGTAATATCGTTGGAATGCCTGCAGCTCTGTTACTGCAA AGGGAAGATGCTACTGTAACTATTGTCCATTCTAGAACCAAGAATCCTGAGGAAATTACAAGACAGGCAGATATCATAATATCTGCTGTGGGGCAGCCAAATATGGTGAGAGGTAGCTGGATAAAGCCAGGTGCTGTTATTATTGATGTTGGAATAAATCCAGTTGAG GATGCAAGTAGTCCTCGAGGATATCGGTTAGTTGGAGATGTTTGTTATGACGAGGCCTGCAAGATTGCTGCAGCCATTACTCCAGTTCCAGGGGGTGTAGGTCCTATGACAATAGCAATGCTTCTCTCTAACACAGTCAGTTCAGCAAAGAGGGCATATAACTTCAATTGA